The region ACGCCAATGCGTGAGCCGTGCAGGTAAGTGGTCAGGTTGTCACCTTCCACGCACTCGATACGACGCAGACTCATGTTTTCACCGATCTTGGCGATCAGGTTAGTCAACGCAGTTTCGATGCTCTCACCGTTTTCGTACTCGGCCGCTTTTAAAGCGTCCAGGTCATTGATTTTATTGGCTAAAGCAATTTCAATTACTTTGTCACCAAAAGCGCAGAAACTAGCGTCTTTTGCTACAAAGTCAGTTTCGCTGTTCAGCTCAATCATCACCGCAACATTGCCAGCTTGACGCATTAAGATCACGCCTTCAGCTGCAATACGGCCGGCTTTTTTAGCGGCTTTCGCTTGACCAGACTTACGCATTTCTTCAATCGCAAGTTCAATGTCGCCTTGGGCGTCGGTCAATGCTTTTTTACAATCCATCATGCCAGCGCCAGTGCGCTCGCGCAGTTCTTTTACCATGGCCGCGGTAACAGTAGTCATTTTGAAATATCCTCAATCTTGATACACAAGAAAACTTTTTACACAAGAAAACAGGGGCACTAGGCCCCTGTTAACACATTACTTTCGTATGGTTAATAACGGCAGAAGCCTAAGCTTTTGCTTTATTACTCTTCTACGACGTAGTTGTCTTCCGCTTGTTGCACGGCAGCATCTTGTGCACGAGCAGCAGTCACGGCAGCAGCAGCAGCGTTCAGGTATAACTGAACGGCACGGATCGCGTCATCGTTACCTGGAATGATGTAATCGATGTTGTCTGGGTTAGAGTTAGTATCAACCACAGATACTACAGGAATGCCTAAGTTGTTGGCTTCCTTGATAGCGATGTGCTCATGGTCAGCGTCAATAACAAACAGTACGTCTGGCAGACCGCCCATGTTCTTGATACCACCCAGAGACTTCTCCAGCTTTTCCATTTCACGAGAACGCATCAGCGCCTCTTTCTTGGTCAGCTTGTCGAAGGTACCGTCTGCAGACTGTACTTCCAGCTCTTTTAAGCGGCTGATAGACTGACGAACAGTTTTCCAGTTAGTCAGCATGCCACCCAACCAGCGATGGTTCACATAGAACTGATCGCAATTGGTAGCGGCTTCTTTAACGGCTTCTGAGGCTGCGCGCTTAGTACCAACAAACAGGATTTTACCTTTCTTAGAAGCAACGCTGCTCACGTAGTTCAACGCGTCGTTGAACATAGGAACGGTTTTTTCCAAGTTGATAATGTGAACTCGGTTGCTGGCGCCAAAGATAAACGGCTTCATTTTTGGGTTCCAGTAACGAGTCTGGTGACCAAAGTGAACGCCGGCTTTCAGCATGTCGCGCATAGATACTTGTGCCATGATTTCCTCAAATAAGTGTATTGGGTTAGGCCTCCACACATCCCATGTCTCCAACTCCGAAGAGCACCCTAGAGCATGTGCCGATGTGTGTGTGTATTAAAAAGGTGAATGGTCGTAAGACTAAGCCGTTAGCCATCAGCGCTAAGCTGTTAAGCAAGTCCAGATCAGAACTACGGCGCGTTTTATACCACAAAAGCCACCCATAAAGCCAGAGATAAAGTGTTGCGTGTTGAATTTTTAATGTTGAGTTAAGCCCAAAACTAAACCGAGATCCTGATGGTCATCAGGATGACTGCGTTACATCGCACACCGCCCTTTGCCGTCATACATCGGGCTCGCCTCGGTATCTCGCTCTTGTTTCTAAAACTAAACCGAGATCCTGATGGTCATCAGGAAGACGGCGTTACATCACACACCGCCCTTTGCCGTCATACCGGGCTCGCCCCGGTATCTCGCTCTTGTTTCTAAAAACTAAACCGAGATCCTGATGGTCATCAGGATGACGGCGTTACATTGCACACCGCCCTTTGCCGTCATACCGGGCTCGCCCCGGTATCTCGCTCTTGTTTCTAAAGACTAAACCGAGATCCTGACGTGCGTCAGGATGACGGCGCAACACCGCCCTTTGCCGTCATACCGGGCTCGCCCCGGTATCTCGCTCTTGCTTCTAAAGACTAAACCGAGATCCTGACGTGTGTCAGGATGACTGCTTAAGATGGTGACTGCTGTTTTAATCCCAACAAGAGCCCTTTTCACACTTAATCACAGCTTAATTTTTCCGTGCGTTCCGCGTTCTTCCGTTGCAAAAATCTTTAGCCCTTTGTTTTCTGTGTCGCTTGGCGTTACAATTTTCAGCCACTATCGAGCCAATTCAATAGTCGCCCCGCGCTACTCCAACGCAATACTCACCGGGCGCCAACTCACAGAGAACCAAATTTCATGAGCAGCATAGTCATCAAAACCCCGGAAGAAATGGAAAAAATGCGTGTGGCTGGTCGCTTGGCCGCCGAAGTACTGGAAATGATAGAGCCTTACATCAAAGTGGGAGTGACCACAGAAGAGCTGAATCAAATCTGCCATGACTACATTGTTAATGTGCAGCAGGCCATTCCCGCTCCGCTTAACTATCATGGTTTTCCTAAGTCCATTTGTACTTCAGTAAACCACGTGATTTGCCACGGCATTCCGGCTGACAAAAAGCTCAAGGACGGCGACATCATCAATATCGATATCACAGTGATCAAGGATGGCTATCACGGTGATTCATCAAAAATGTTTTTTGCGGGCAAGCCCAGCATCTTGGCTGAGCGTTTATGCCGCGTCACCTTAGAGTGCCTAGAACTAGCGATAAAGATGGTGCGCCCAGGCATGCAGCTGGGTGATATAGGTGCGGCCATTCAGCAACACGCCGAAGCGCATAACTACTCAGTAGTGCGGGAATATTGCGGCCACGGCATCGGCGCTGACTTTCATGAAGAACCGCAAGTGGTGCATTACGGCATTCCTGGCACGGGGGAAGTGTTAGCCGCAGGCATGTGCTTTACCATAGAGCCCATGATCAACGCCGGTAAACGCCACAGCAAGATGTTGGCCGACGGCTGGACCGTTCTCACCAAAGACCGCAGTTTGTCTGCCCAATACGAGCACACCTTGCTGGTTACCGAAGACGGCTGTGAGATTTTAACACTGCGTAAAGACGACACCCTGCCGCGTTTTATTACCCCAGAGAACTGCGCTTAAAAGCAAAAGAGCACCGAGCTTTAAAGCTCGGTGCTCTGGTCTTTGTCGCCGAACACGCCTTCGCGTATTTTAATCTAGGCGAAAATGTTGCCTCAGCCATCTGTCTAAAGCCATACCAAGCCAACTAAGCCCTGTAGTCTGGCTCTTTTTTAATAAAAGATCCGACAACAAGCATATCGGGCCGCCCTCTTACATAAGCCGACGGCTTGATGTTTGCGCTTTGTGCAATCCTTCGTGCTCGACATCCCATGCTCGGCGCTCGATATTTGAAACTCGACGTGCGGCACTTGAAACTCGGCGATCAATACCAGGCACAAGACGAACCACATTCGACACGCGACGTTCAGCTCTCGGCGCCCTACGTTCAATGTCCTGAGCTCGACGTTCCGTACTCGATGCTCTGCGTTCAACGTTCGGCACTCGGCGCTCATCACTCGATGCTCTGCGCTCTGTACCCCACGCTCGAGGCTGAGTACCCGATGCTCGGCGCTCGCCACTCGACGCTCGGCGATCCACTTTCCACCCCCGGCGTTCAACACACGGTGCTCGGCGCAGCCCTTCATTCCACACCAGATCACATATTTTGTCTTGTGGATTAAAGGCAGTTGGCGCAGATAACAACAAGTCGCGAATTTTGTCCTGATCGTATGCTTCGCACGCAACATCAAGCCCATTCAACAAGCTAAGCATTTCACTCCAAGCTAAAGACACCTCATTAGCAGTGCGAATACGCGGATGCGCAGTAGGTTCTTCATTGCCTCCTATTAATAACTCTTCATAGAGTTTTTCTCCGGGGCGCAGTCCCGTTACTTTAATGGCGATATCTCCGCCCATATTTCTATCGGTTTTTTCTTCATAGCTCATTAAGCGGATCATCTTGCGCGCCAAATCAATAATGCGTACCGGATCCCCCATGTCTAATACAAATACATCACCGCCTTTACCCATGGCCCCCGCCTGAACCACTAATTGTGCAGCCTCGGGAATAGTCATAAAATAACGAGTAATATCTTTATGGGTTAGCGTAATGGGTCCGCCAGCAAGAATTTGCTTTTTAAACAAAGGTACAACAGATCCAGACGAGCCAAGCACATTACCAAAACGCACCATACAAAAACGGGTATTGCTTTGGCGCAGTGCCAAACCTTGCAATACCAGCTCCGCCAAACGTTTACTGGTACCCATTACGTTAGTCGGCCTCACCGCTTTATCGGTAGAAATAAGCACAAAAGTTTCAACCCCACAGCTAATGGCCGCCTCACCGGCACGCCAAGTGCCAAATACGTTGTTGCGAACCCCTTCAACTACGTTGTACTCCACCATGGGCACATGTTTGCAGGCAGCGGCGTGATAGACGGTTTGCACTTTAAAAGCTTTCATTACTGCTTCTATTCGACTTTGCTGCTGCACAGATGCCATTACCGGCACTATACGTATATTGCACGCAAACTCTTTGCACCAGTTGGCTAGCTCTTGGTCGATTTGGTACAGGGCAAATTCCGACAATTCAAACAGCACTAAGGTACTAGGCTGCTGCTGCACAACTTGCCGACACAACTCAGAACCAATAGACCCACCCGCACCGGTCACCATGACCACTTTGTTTTTAATATTGGCGGCTATCAACTCAGGGAATGGCACTACCGGATCACGCCCAAGCAAGTCTTCAATACTTATCTCGTGCAACTCACTTACCGTTGCTCTACCACTTACCAAATCGGCCAACCCAGGAATAGTTAACATTTCTATCGGTAAGCCATCTAAGCTTTCAACAATTTCACGACGACGCTGGCGAGATGCACTTGGCATAGCTAAAAGTAATTTACTGGCATCAAACCGAGTAATAAGTTGAGCCAATTCATTGGCTGAATATACTGTTAAGCCTTGCAGTATTACATTATGCAAGGCTGGATTATCATCTACAAACGCCACCGCACAATATTCGTTACTATACTGTAAACTGACATTTAACTGCCGACCGGACGAGCCAGCACCATAGATAATCACTGATGTTTTTATTTTTTTAGTGCTCTGATTATAGACAGCACGAGCAAAAGCCCGCGCGCCACCTGATAATAATAAGGTCAGAGCGCAGTAAATAATAGGCACTGTGTAGGGTAACTTAACATCTAAATAATAGGCTGATACTACCATAACAATCACGGACAATAACGTACCAAAAAACATGGTGACAATCGCGTGATAACCTAAATAGCGTAGCACTGCACGATATAAGCCCAAACGTATGAAACAGACAAGAGTGACTGGAATCGTGGCAAGCAAAACTAACCAATACGGGCCAGAACCCAGCACAGCTATTCCTTCTAATTTTAATAAAATGGCAGCCCAAAAAGCGACACTGATAAAAACTGCATCTAGAAATAGGCTAATAGTGCGCTTAGTCGAACGTGGCGTTTTAAACAACCAATTTATCGTTGTGTTCATTGGGTCATCCCTATCCCTATTAAATCACACATCCAGTTGTGCAGTCTGGCATGGCATCAGTTAATGTTCCTAACTTAGAACACCCTTTATATTACTCAGCTTTGTAACTCTAACTCCTTGTAAACCTTTTCATCATCGGCCTTATCTATATCCATAGCTACAGTGTAGCAACTGCTAGCCCACTCGTTGTTAATAGAGTAAATTTTTGGTAACTATTCAGCTTGTTTTTAGAAAATAAATACATATAAAACAAACAGTTAAATTTTTAACGCTATAGGAAATGCTGAATTCGACTCATTTTCATACATTACGGAACGCAAAAAACACAATATGTAGTGTTTTTTTATCTCCTAACCACTATGGGTATATGCTGAATAGTTACAATTTTTGTAACCAAGTAGAACGTAACTGTCCAGACAGAGTGGCTTGACGCACACAGTTCTTCAGGAATGGGATAATACGTCTTCTCGATACAAGTTCGGATCACCGCGCGTAAGCATGCCAGAGGACTGCGCCGCAGACGCTTAGCTGTTTCTACCAAGGAGTGAATACGCTGACGTAACTGCTCTCCCCGCCGAGACCAAAAGCAATAGCTGTCTTTGCGCCACAGTACATAACCGCACAGCACACGCTCTGCCTCGTTGTGGGTCAAGACCACTTAGTCTTCTTCCAAGAACTCCCATAACATGTCGTCATCTCTGAGCAACAAGCGGCATCGCCTTCGGTAACGCTAAGTAATCCATTGTAACTAATGTGGAAGTGTTCGACCGTATGGCCCAGCAGCGTTGACGCTAAGGACTATGTTTCCACACATGTTATGGCCGATTGCTTAGGAGCACAACACCATCCTTGAGCCTGCCAACGTTGTCGGCACCGCTTCAACCGCCGTTGGTACTGTGCATGAGTCAGCTCTACGTTTTCCCAACGGTGTCAGATACGGAACACCGTATCTGACAACAATACCAAACGTGCACCAATGGGATGATTAATCCGTTCGCTGCCGTCCGTAATCGCAGCCAAATTACGGGCCACATGGACCCAGCATAACTAGCGTTGAGCATTATCAATGAAGCGATAGCTGGCATACTGGTCGGTCACTAGTACTGAGGTTTTCAGCACGTCACCCAACAACCGTCGGGCAGCACACTGACCCAGACCGAACGCGGTCATGAAGCATGACTGCCACCTTGCTTAGGGCCAGCCACATCCAGCGACGCTCACCCCCCGCGTTGGTGACGAGTTTCTTCTGCATAGATATGCGGAGCCGTTTGCACTTGGATGTTGCCACGCTCCGCGCTGACTTTTTCTTATCGTCTGGACATCAGCGACGGTTATCTAACATAGCGTCCGTATTATATGAGGTGGACACTGTTGCTCACGGAACTTTTAGCTCTGTCAGGATTATCTTTAACTTATACTCTAATTGATCCTTTAGATACTTTACATATGATAAATGTATGTGGTTCTTATCTCTATACATCAAGTATCCAGAATATGTGGTTAAACATATATCTTTTGTACAAAGCATATCTGTCATATCAATATTATTAATTAATTCCTGATAGTCTATGGCAGGATTGTAATCTTGTAGAACCTCACTTCTTTTTAAATAGCATAATTCTGGCGACCTTTTATTTCTAAATACGCATTCCGGAACATTAAAACTAAATCTTGGGTTGTCTCTTATCCCGATTACAACAACACCATTTTTTTTAAGCTCTTTCCATGCCTCAATAAATGACTCTGGAATATATTCTATATCGTCACGCTCTGTTTTTGTTGAGTTTGTTATTACTGCATAAGGCTTTATTTCTTTTATTTTATTTAAAACGTTAACATTCCACTCATGGCATGATTTGTTTGAATCATCTAGCGGGCCTAGAGGACAACGATCCTTAATCATATTTATTAGTTCAAAGTCATTTTTTTCGCCAATTAAATCTAATGCTGGCAGCCACTGTCCTGCGTGAGAGCTACCTACTAAGACTATTTTGTTTTTGGAGTTTACTTTACCGAACCTGCAATATTTAACTTCACTACCATGCTCTTTTTGACTGCACTTGTCTTCTCGAGCTGAGGGTGTTAGCTCCTCAGCTGATAGGAAAACATTTCTATCAGGTAGGACCATATCTTTTTCAATTTTTATTTTTTCATCGATTAGTGCGCTAGGAACCTCCTGCACCCTTAACTCTTTTATGGTACTAGCAATTGTTTTATTTATTTTGTTTTTTACTATAAGGGATGATAACAGCACTGGCGTCAAGAATAACATTGCGATTGTAAAGTTTATTATTACCTTGTCGCGAGATAGCTTGTTGAATTTCACCTCTACACTTCTACTTGTAATATAGGCCAGTAAAGTTGATAATATAATTATAAAAATCCCCGGTGTAAACCCAACACTATTGTACCCGTAGTGCTCTTTATAAAATATTAAAATAGGCCAATGCCACAAGTAAATAGTGAAGGATATTCCACCTAATAAAACTAAAGGTCTACTTGAAAGTATTTTATTTGTGAAGCCAAACCCACCCACTCCTGATAGTAGTATTAACACTGCACCTGTTACAGGTATCAATGCAATGAATCCGGGAAAGCTTGCTCCTTTAGGTATTAATAACGCCCCTCCAAAAATCAACATTACCCCTACTAAACCTAGTAAGTTTTTGTGCTTTGTTTTTTTTATGTTTGAAGCGTACAGGAAAGTTAAAACACCAATGAGAAACTCCCAAACTCTAGCTATTGGATTAAAGTAACTT is a window of Oceanisphaera sp. IT1-181 DNA encoding:
- the map gene encoding type I methionyl aminopeptidase, producing the protein MSSIVIKTPEEMEKMRVAGRLAAEVLEMIEPYIKVGVTTEELNQICHDYIVNVQQAIPAPLNYHGFPKSICTSVNHVICHGIPADKKLKDGDIINIDITVIKDGYHGDSSKMFFAGKPSILAERLCRVTLECLELAIKMVRPGMQLGDIGAAIQQHAEAHNYSVVREYCGHGIGADFHEEPQVVHYGIPGTGEVLAAGMCFTIEPMINAGKRHSKMLADGWTVLTKDRSLSAQYEHTLLVTEDGCEILTLRKDDTLPRFITPENCA
- the rpsB gene encoding 30S ribosomal protein S2 is translated as MAQVSMRDMLKAGVHFGHQTRYWNPKMKPFIFGASNRVHIINLEKTVPMFNDALNYVSSVASKKGKILFVGTKRAASEAVKEAATNCDQFYVNHRWLGGMLTNWKTVRQSISRLKELEVQSADGTFDKLTKKEALMRSREMEKLEKSLGGIKNMGGLPDVLFVIDADHEHIAIKEANNLGIPVVSVVDTNSNPDNIDYIIPGNDDAIRAVQLYLNAAAAAVTAARAQDAAVQQAEDNYVVEE
- a CDS encoding acyltransferase family protein; its protein translation is MLIIKTKEVVFMFDRYCRMEYRDDIQGIRALGAILIMIFHIWVNKVSGGVDVFFVISGFLMSFILLRGYFKENTINPFLFWGGIAKRIAPSAYLVLGVTLVLSCFFLSPYALHGTINEIVVSSLHAENLQLIRKSVDYLQSDGNPSPVQQFWALSIQVQFYLFLPLILIPLAYTSKTLNSSTPLVLGVTIVAAISFIYSIVATHDNPSASYFNPIARVWEFLIGVLTFLYASNIKKTKHKNLLGLVGVMLIFGGALLIPKGASFPGFIALIPVTGAVLILLSGVGGFGFTNKILSSRPLVLLGGISFTIYLWHWPILIFYKEHYGYNSVGFTPGIFIIILSTLLAYITSRSVEVKFNKLSRDKVIINFTIAMLFLTPVLLSSLIVKNKINKTIASTIKELRVQEVPSALIDEKIKIEKDMVLPDRNVFLSAEELTPSAREDKCSQKEHGSEVKYCRFGKVNSKNKIVLVGSSHAGQWLPALDLIGEKNDFELINMIKDRCPLGPLDDSNKSCHEWNVNVLNKIKEIKPYAVITNSTKTERDDIEYIPESFIEAWKELKKNGVVVIGIRDNPRFSFNVPECVFRNKRSPELCYLKRSEVLQDYNPAIDYQELINNIDMTDMLCTKDICLTTYSGYLMYRDKNHIHLSYVKYLKDQLEYKLKIILTELKVP
- the tsf gene encoding translation elongation factor Ts; this translates as MTTVTAAMVKELRERTGAGMMDCKKALTDAQGDIELAIEEMRKSGQAKAAKKAGRIAAEGVILMRQAGNVAVMIELNSETDFVAKDASFCAFGDKVIEIALANKINDLDALKAAEYENGESIETALTNLIAKIGENMSLRRIECVEGDNLTTYLHGSRIGVIANLKGGDEEVAKDVAMHVAASSPQFVKPEDVSAEVVAKEREIQVEIAVNSGKTQEIAEKMVEGRMKKFTGEISLTGQQFIKDPSITVADLLKQKGADAISFVRYEVGEGIERAEEDFAAEVQAQIAASSKA
- a CDS encoding nucleoside-diphosphate sugar epimerase/dehydratase, translated to MNTTINWLFKTPRSTKRTISLFLDAVFISVAFWAAILLKLEGIAVLGSGPYWLVLLATIPVTLVCFIRLGLYRAVLRYLGYHAIVTMFFGTLLSVIVMVVSAYYLDVKLPYTVPIIYCALTLLLSGGARAFARAVYNQSTKKIKTSVIIYGAGSSGRQLNVSLQYSNEYCAVAFVDDNPALHNVILQGLTVYSANELAQLITRFDASKLLLAMPSASRQRRREIVESLDGLPIEMLTIPGLADLVSGRATVSELHEISIEDLLGRDPVVPFPELIAANIKNKVVMVTGAGGSIGSELCRQVVQQQPSTLVLFELSEFALYQIDQELANWCKEFACNIRIVPVMASVQQQSRIEAVMKAFKVQTVYHAAACKHVPMVEYNVVEGVRNNVFGTWRAGEAAISCGVETFVLISTDKAVRPTNVMGTSKRLAELVLQGLALRQSNTRFCMVRFGNVLGSSGSVVPLFKKQILAGGPITLTHKDITRYFMTIPEAAQLVVQAGAMGKGGDVFVLDMGDPVRIIDLARKMIRLMSYEEKTDRNMGGDIAIKVTGLRPGEKLYEELLIGGNEEPTAHPRIRTANEVSLAWSEMLSLLNGLDVACEAYDQDKIRDLLLSAPTAFNPQDKICDLVWNEGLRRAPCVERRGWKVDRRASSGERRASGTQPRAWGTERRASSDERRVPNVERRASSTERRAQDIERRAPRAERRVSNVVRLVPGIDRRVSSAARRVSNIERRAWDVEHEGLHKAQTSSRRLM